In Anaerobacillus isosaccharinicus, one genomic interval encodes:
- a CDS encoding D-alanyl-D-alanine carboxypeptidase family protein, with translation MRKNISKIVIASFLSVLLLMSTFSFPVQTKANFDTNAYNSIMLDAETGKILFQKNIDILLPIASMSKMMSEYLVLEAINTGKIRWDQIVPISTEVAAVSHNTSLSNVHLRIDEQYTVKELYESVAIYSANGATMALAELISGSYPQFIKLMNETAVRIGMGLEGQDFKFINSTGLPNKYVPESMRFSGTSEIDENLMTARATATLAYQLINNYPEVLETASIPRKVFKEGSTDQIRMDNWNWMLPELVYGFEYTDGLKTGFTNAAGYCFTGTAKKDGQRVISVVMKTESPQQRFDETKRLMDYGFNNFAIQQLIPAGFQLEDFESLPVSKGKEREVGISTSEALSVMMKNGEEELYSLDLILDESLFDEEGKLIAPIEKGQQVGYMKVNYHGDVNHEFIVPEAALSEQVPVVLNESVEKAGWFSLTMRAIGGFFSGIWTSVANTVKGIFS, from the coding sequence ATGAGGAAAAATATAAGCAAAATAGTTATAGCAAGTTTTTTAAGCGTTCTATTATTAATGTCAACATTCAGCTTTCCGGTTCAAACGAAAGCAAACTTCGATACGAATGCATACAACAGCATTATGTTAGATGCGGAAACTGGAAAAATATTATTTCAAAAAAATATAGACATACTTCTACCTATTGCTAGTATGTCAAAAATGATGAGTGAATACCTTGTATTAGAAGCAATTAATACCGGTAAAATAAGGTGGGACCAAATTGTTCCTATAAGTACAGAGGTTGCAGCAGTTTCTCATAATACAAGTTTATCTAATGTTCATTTAAGAATTGATGAACAGTACACGGTAAAAGAATTATATGAATCGGTAGCGATCTATTCTGCTAATGGAGCAACAATGGCTTTAGCAGAATTAATTTCAGGATCATATCCACAATTTATAAAACTCATGAATGAAACAGCGGTTAGAATTGGAATGGGCTTAGAGGGTCAAGACTTTAAATTTATTAATTCAACAGGTCTACCAAATAAATATGTTCCTGAAAGCATGCGTTTTAGTGGTACATCAGAAATTGATGAGAACTTAATGACTGCAAGAGCAACTGCAACGTTAGCTTATCAATTGATTAACAATTATCCTGAAGTATTAGAAACAGCTAGTATACCAAGGAAAGTATTTAAAGAGGGATCGACAGACCAAATTCGCATGGATAACTGGAATTGGATGTTACCTGAATTAGTTTATGGTTTTGAATACACAGACGGATTGAAAACTGGGTTTACAAATGCAGCCGGATACTGTTTTACTGGAACAGCTAAAAAAGATGGTCAACGAGTTATTTCAGTAGTTATGAAAACAGAATCGCCACAACAGCGTTTTGATGAAACAAAAAGATTAATGGATTATGGCTTTAATAATTTCGCAATTCAACAGTTAATTCCAGCTGGTTTTCAGTTAGAAGATTTTGAATCTTTACCTGTCTCTAAAGGTAAAGAGCGTGAAGTGGGTATTTCTACTTCAGAAGCTTTATCAGTGATGATGAAAAATGGTGAGGAAGAACTTTACTCATTAGATTTAATTTTAGACGAGAGTTTATTTGATGAAGAGGGCAAACTAATTGCACCTATTGAAAAAGGCCAACAAGTAGGTTACATGAAAGTGAATTATCACGGAGACGTTAATCATGAATTTATCGTTCCTGAAGCTGCTCTTTCAGAACAAGTACCAGTCGTTCTAAATGAGTCAGTAGAAAAGGCAGGGTGGTTTTCCTTAACAATGAGAGCAATTGGTGGCTTTTTCTCAGGCATTTGGACAAGCGTGGCAAATACGGTTAAAGGCATCTTTTCTTAA
- a CDS encoding YaaC family protein: MYKLKPWKYFQTFFSVDHAQAYLNEKYKNIPGGEKLAFQNSYTLIYYLDHGKKYYEQSKLAPYELQPVLLFYGMIQLMKAAILTKDPNYPETTQVLAHGVSTRKRKKIQYEFLFDEVKIQKNGLITHFSEKMFNLKQLEGEKYNMGELMKRIPELHAHFYYLNNIKVSYPISNENNLTYSISSAILDQLNLSYDGFINLLNEQSSLTIENAYEEQKKIIFNINKKPNKLICSPLQYDLGDHQFWLPTNRNLYSFFPEILVHYLILYNLSMVCRYETDWWGELFHQYPSNDLPFITEFLEITKYKVPYYLSLIFQESR, encoded by the coding sequence ATGTATAAACTTAAACCATGGAAATACTTTCAAACTTTTTTTTCAGTGGACCATGCTCAAGCTTATTTAAATGAAAAATATAAAAATATTCCTGGAGGAGAGAAACTAGCTTTTCAAAATAGTTACACACTTATTTACTACCTAGACCACGGAAAGAAGTATTATGAACAGTCGAAATTAGCACCGTACGAACTTCAACCAGTATTACTTTTTTATGGCATGATCCAATTAATGAAAGCAGCTATATTAACAAAAGATCCTAATTACCCTGAAACAACACAAGTTTTAGCACATGGTGTTTCAACAAGAAAGCGAAAGAAAATCCAGTATGAATTTTTATTTGATGAAGTAAAAATACAGAAAAATGGATTAATTACTCATTTCTCAGAAAAAATGTTTAACCTGAAACAATTAGAAGGTGAAAAATATAATATGGGGGAATTAATGAAGCGAATCCCTGAGCTTCATGCCCACTTTTATTATTTAAATAACATTAAAGTTTCCTATCCTATTTCTAATGAAAATAATTTAACGTATTCAATTAGTAGTGCTATTTTAGATCAACTTAACTTATCTTATGATGGTTTTATTAACTTATTAAACGAGCAGAGCTCTTTAACTATTGAGAATGCCTACGAAGAACAAAAAAAGATCATTTTTAATATAAATAAAAAACCTAATAAACTAATCTGTTCGCCATTACAATATGATCTAGGTGATCATCAATTTTGGTTGCCAACTAATCGAAATTTATATTCATTTTTCCCAGAAATACTCGTTCATTATCTGATTTTATATAATCTTAGTATGGTCTGTAGATATGAAACGGATTGGTGGGGTGAACTTTTTCATCAGTACCCTTCAAATGATTTACCTTTTATTACTGAGTTTCTTGAAATTACAAAGTATAAAGTCCCATATTATCTTTCGTTAATATTTCAAGAGAGCAGATAA
- the guaB gene encoding IMP dehydrogenase yields the protein MWDNKFVKEGLTFDDVLLIPARSEVLPKDVSVSTTLSKTLKLNIPIISAGMDTVTEAKMAIAIAREGGLGIIHKNMSIEAQAEEVDRVKRSESGVITNPFYLTPDALVSDAEQLMSKYRISGVPIVNEQMKLVGILTNRDLRFIDDYSIKIDEVMTKDDLVTAAVGTTLRDAEKILQKHKIEKLPLVDNEGILKGLITIKDIEKVIQFPNSAKDEQGRLIVGAAVGVTVDTMERVKALVEAGVDAIVLDTAHGHSKGVLDKVREVRTAYPELNIIAGNVATAAATRDLIEAGASVVKVGIGPGSICTTRIIAGIGVPQITAVYDCANEAKKFGIPVIADGGIKYSGDVVKALAAGGHAVMLGSLLAGVSESPGDREIYQGRQFKVYRGMGSLGAMEKGSKDRYFQENNQKLVPEGIEGRVPYKGPLNDTIHQLVGGIRAGMGYCGTKTLEDLRENGQFIKITNAGLKESHPHDVQITKEAPNYSL from the coding sequence ATGTGGGACAATAAGTTTGTTAAAGAGGGTTTGACGTTTGATGATGTGTTATTAATACCAGCTAGATCAGAAGTGCTTCCAAAAGATGTTTCTGTTAGTACTACACTATCAAAAACATTAAAGTTAAATATCCCGATTATTAGTGCTGGAATGGATACTGTAACTGAAGCGAAAATGGCTATAGCCATTGCTAGAGAAGGTGGATTAGGAATAATTCATAAAAATATGTCTATTGAAGCCCAGGCTGAAGAAGTAGATCGTGTAAAGAGGTCTGAGAGTGGGGTTATAACAAATCCTTTCTACTTAACTCCAGATGCCTTAGTTTCTGATGCTGAACAATTAATGTCTAAATATCGTATCTCTGGTGTTCCTATTGTTAATGAACAAATGAAACTAGTTGGAATTTTGACAAATCGTGATCTTCGCTTTATTGATGATTACTCGATAAAAATTGATGAAGTGATGACAAAAGATGATTTAGTAACTGCTGCTGTTGGCACGACATTACGAGACGCTGAAAAGATCCTCCAAAAACATAAAATTGAAAAGCTCCCATTGGTAGACAATGAAGGTATTTTAAAAGGTTTAATTACAATAAAAGATATTGAAAAAGTCATTCAGTTCCCAAACTCAGCCAAAGATGAGCAAGGTCGTTTAATCGTTGGTGCTGCAGTTGGTGTAACTGTTGATACTATGGAACGGGTAAAAGCCTTAGTAGAAGCAGGTGTAGATGCAATTGTGCTTGATACTGCTCATGGTCATTCAAAAGGTGTACTTGATAAAGTAAGAGAAGTTAGAACTGCATATCCTGAGTTGAATATCATTGCTGGAAATGTAGCAACTGCTGCAGCTACAAGAGATTTAATTGAAGCAGGGGCTAGTGTAGTTAAAGTAGGAATTGGTCCTGGCTCTATATGTACAACTCGTATTATTGCAGGTATCGGAGTACCTCAAATTACTGCTGTTTATGACTGTGCGAATGAAGCAAAGAAATTTGGAATTCCTGTAATTGCTGACGGAGGCATTAAGTACTCTGGTGATGTAGTAAAAGCTCTTGCTGCAGGAGGACATGCAGTGATGCTTGGTAGTCTTCTTGCAGGTGTTTCTGAAAGTCCTGGTGATCGTGAAATTTATCAGGGAAGACAATTTAAAGTTTACCGTGGTATGGGTTCATTAGGGGCAATGGAAAAGGGAAGTAAGGACCGTTATTTCCAGGAGAATAATCAAAAGCTTGTTCCTGAAGGAATAGAAGGACGAGTACCTTATAAAGGGCCACTTAATGATACAATTCATCAATTAGTTGGTGGGATTCGTGCTGGAATGGGTTACTGTGGTACAAAAACATTAGAAGATTTACGTGAGAATGGACAGTTTATTAAAATTACGAATGCTGGATTAAAAGAAAGTCACCCTCATGATGTGCAAATTACGAAAGAAGCACCAAATTACTCACTATAA